In a genomic window of Prochlorococcus marinus subsp. marinus str. CCMP1375:
- a CDS encoding secondary thiamine-phosphate synthase enzyme YjbQ, with protein sequence MEQFLSELSLKTHGEGFTDITNDINSWIKKKKIRKGILIITSKHTSCSLIINENADPRVLEDLSAYMKAIVPEIGFKSILDNGKIEKYLHSEEGVDDMPAHIRTTLTSSSLTLSINESKLDLGVWQAVYLWEHRYSDNIRNINLHSICETLKPKPPDSHVTLNTTSINTHSSKINKIALNNYSSIN encoded by the coding sequence GTGGAACAATTTCTATCAGAGCTTTCGCTTAAAACCCATGGTGAAGGGTTTACAGACATTACTAATGATATTAATAGCTGGATTAAAAAAAAGAAAATTAGAAAAGGAATTTTGATTATTACTTCAAAGCACACTAGTTGCAGCTTGATAATTAATGAGAATGCTGATCCAAGAGTATTGGAAGATCTTTCAGCTTATATGAAAGCAATTGTTCCGGAAATAGGATTCAAATCTATTCTTGATAATGGGAAAATAGAAAAGTATCTTCATTCGGAAGAAGGAGTTGATGATATGCCAGCTCATATTCGAACAACTCTTACATCAAGCTCTCTAACTCTTAGCATTAACGAATCAAAGCTAGATCTTGGAGTATGGCAAGCAGTATACCTCTGGGAGCATAGATATTCAGACAATATTAGGAATATAAACCTGCATTCAATATGTGAGACACTTAAACCCAAGCCACCAGATTCTCATGTAACTTTAAACACAACTTCAATTAATACTCACTCTTCCAAAATTAATAAAATTGCATTAAATAATTATAGTTCAATCAATTAA
- a CDS encoding CobW family GTP-binding protein: protein MTIDSEVTQISKEASTVPVTILTGFLGSGKTTLLNHILQNQEGLKTAVLVNEFGEIGIDNDLIIRTGEEMIELSNGCICCSINGELVNAVEKIITQDKSIDYIIVETTGLADPLPVAMTFLGNELREATRLDSIITLIDAENFNDGLLGSEIARSQLIHGDILLINKCDLVNEEKLSYIEKELFTIKNDPRILKTKQAEAPLALLLSVGLFESDKLHNEPMEDHSKCDHEHGLCKHDDLHQEHNHTTSEQSNIEGYTSLSFKEKAPFSLRKFQNFLDNQLPSSVFRAKGILWFTESDKRYIFHLAGKRFSIDDSEWNGEKTNKLVLIGKDLDHEKINHQLNACVSKDSGQGFGESNIV from the coding sequence ATGACTATTGATTCAGAAGTTACTCAAATTTCCAAAGAAGCATCAACTGTACCTGTTACAATTCTAACGGGTTTTCTAGGGTCCGGCAAAACAACTCTACTTAACCACATTTTACAAAATCAGGAAGGTCTAAAAACAGCCGTATTAGTAAATGAGTTTGGCGAAATAGGGATAGATAATGATCTTATTATACGCACTGGTGAAGAAATGATTGAATTAAGCAATGGCTGTATTTGTTGCTCTATAAATGGAGAATTAGTTAATGCAGTTGAAAAAATAATTACACAAGATAAATCAATAGATTACATTATTGTTGAGACAACTGGGCTTGCAGATCCTCTGCCAGTTGCTATGACATTTCTTGGGAATGAATTAAGAGAAGCCACTCGTCTTGATTCAATTATTACACTTATAGATGCAGAAAACTTCAATGATGGCCTATTAGGAAGTGAAATTGCAAGATCCCAACTAATCCATGGAGACATCTTACTTATAAATAAATGTGATCTTGTAAATGAAGAAAAATTATCTTACATAGAAAAAGAACTTTTTACTATAAAAAATGATCCTAGAATCTTAAAAACGAAACAAGCAGAAGCTCCTCTTGCTCTCTTGCTAAGTGTAGGCCTTTTTGAGTCAGACAAACTACATAATGAGCCAATGGAAGATCACAGTAAATGTGACCATGAACATGGACTATGTAAACATGATGATCTTCATCAAGAGCATAATCACACAACCTCAGAGCAAAGCAATATTGAAGGCTATACATCACTTTCATTTAAAGAAAAAGCGCCATTTTCTCTTAGAAAATTTCAAAATTTTCTAGACAATCAATTACCATCATCCGTTTTTCGAGCAAAAGGAATACTTTGGTTTACAGAGAGTGATAAGCGTTATATATTTCATCTTGCAGGTAAAAGGTTCTCAATTGATGATTCTGAATGGAATGGTGAAAAAACAAACAAATTAGTTCTCATTGGTAAAGATCTCGATCATGAAAAAATAAACCATCAACTAAATGCCTGCGTCTCCAAAGATTCAGGACAAGGTTTTGGAGAAAGTAATATTGTCTAA
- the hemC gene encoding hydroxymethylbilane synthase translates to MALDQVRIASRRSQLAMVQTNWVKEELEKACPSIDISIEAMATQGDKILDVALAKIGDKGLFTKELEAQMLIGRADIAVHSLKDLPTNLPEGLMLGCITKREDPADALVVNKKYKNYQLNDLPEGSVVGTSSLRRLAQLRHHYPGLIFKDVRGNVITRLEKLDSGEYDCLILAAAGLTRLGFGNRIHQLIPSEISLHAVGQGALGIECVKDKEEILQIIKVLEHKESSLRCLAERAFLKELEGGCQVPIGVNSKIQGQELILTGMVASLDGKQLIRDTKTGSSMHPETIGIELANTLKSQGAMEILEVIFKEARA, encoded by the coding sequence ATGGCTCTAGACCAAGTGCGTATTGCTTCACGACGCAGCCAACTAGCCATGGTTCAGACAAACTGGGTAAAGGAAGAGCTTGAAAAAGCCTGCCCCAGCATTGACATTTCCATAGAAGCGATGGCAACTCAAGGAGACAAAATTCTTGATGTAGCACTTGCCAAAATTGGAGACAAAGGTCTTTTCACCAAAGAGCTTGAGGCTCAAATGCTGATTGGTCGTGCAGATATCGCAGTTCATTCTTTAAAAGATCTTCCAACCAACCTTCCTGAAGGGTTAATGCTTGGGTGCATAACTAAAAGGGAAGATCCTGCAGATGCTCTAGTTGTAAATAAAAAATATAAGAATTACCAACTCAACGATCTTCCTGAAGGATCCGTTGTTGGGACAAGTTCTTTAAGACGCTTAGCACAACTCCGACACCATTATCCAGGCCTTATTTTCAAAGATGTCCGTGGAAATGTAATTACACGCTTAGAGAAGCTAGATTCAGGCGAATACGATTGTTTAATTTTGGCAGCTGCAGGGTTAACAAGACTTGGTTTTGGTAACAGAATTCATCAACTAATTCCTAGTGAAATATCACTTCATGCCGTAGGGCAAGGAGCTTTAGGAATAGAGTGCGTAAAAGACAAAGAAGAAATACTCCAAATCATAAAAGTTCTAGAACATAAAGAATCTTCTTTAAGATGCCTTGCAGAGAGAGCATTTCTAAAGGAACTAGAAGGGGGGTGTCAAGTCCCTATTGGAGTCAACAGTAAAATTCAGGGACAAGAGCTCATCCTTACTGGCATGGTTGCAAGCCTTGATGGTAAACAGCTAATAAGAGATACAAAAACAGGTTCTAGTATGCACCCGGAAACAATAGGGATAGAGCTAGCAAATACTCTTAAATCGCAAGGAGCAATGGAAATACTAGAAGTGATTTTCAAAGAAGCACGAGCGTGA
- a CDS encoding carboxypeptidase M32, giving the protein MTNNALNKLGRYLRETQLLGSIHSTLYWDQNTTMPAGAASWRGEQLGLLAKVLHARQSSDEFDDLIKEAKEELQIQSVIDQKDALQKGRNIELLEIELSRQKKLDSKLVVEIATAQTDGYALWQEAKTKNDYKRFAPALKKLITLRQEQAKQLDEPRSCWETLAQPYEPDLTIKRLNELFDPLRTRLPELVNKAKTASSKNTINWDLTERSQLKLCERLLNKWGRDKHITCLGRSPHPFSITLGPQDFRLTTRVVPEQPFSCFLATAHEWGHSLYEQGLPSQSHQWFAWPLGQATSMAVHESQSLFWENRVARSRAFSDSFWVNFSNEGAPVQSGLDLWRSINPLVPGLNRVEADEVSYGIHILIRTDLEIALLQDGLEVWDLPNEWNKRYKELLGVIPKNDSEGCLQDVHWSEGAFGYFPSYLLGHLISAQLSEAMSIALKEEGYRSDDPLGECILEGSEHKLLNWLRKEVHHHGRQVNAEQLVEKVTGRRLASNAFLNYLENKLEMLTSSS; this is encoded by the coding sequence TTGACTAATAACGCGTTAAACAAGCTGGGGAGATATCTTCGAGAGACTCAATTGCTTGGTTCTATTCACAGCACCCTTTATTGGGACCAAAACACAACTATGCCAGCTGGAGCGGCCTCATGGAGGGGAGAGCAATTAGGTTTGTTAGCCAAGGTTTTGCATGCTCGGCAAAGTAGTGATGAATTTGACGATTTAATTAAAGAAGCTAAAGAGGAATTGCAAATACAATCTGTGATTGATCAAAAAGATGCTCTCCAGAAAGGAAGGAATATAGAACTGTTAGAGATAGAGCTTAGTCGTCAGAAAAAGCTTGATTCTAAATTAGTTGTTGAAATAGCCACTGCCCAAACAGATGGATACGCTCTTTGGCAGGAAGCTAAAACTAAAAATGATTACAAAAGATTCGCGCCCGCGCTTAAAAAATTAATTACCTTGAGGCAGGAACAAGCTAAACAGCTTGATGAACCTCGAAGTTGTTGGGAAACTCTTGCTCAACCTTATGAGCCTGATTTAACAATTAAACGATTGAATGAATTGTTTGACCCACTTAGGACACGTTTGCCGGAATTAGTAAATAAAGCAAAGACTGCTTCTTCTAAAAATACAATTAATTGGGACTTAACTGAGAGATCCCAGCTTAAATTGTGCGAACGTTTGCTTAATAAATGGGGGCGGGATAAACATATTACTTGCCTGGGGAGATCTCCTCATCCTTTTTCAATCACACTTGGTCCGCAAGATTTTAGATTAACAACTCGTGTTGTACCAGAGCAACCTTTTTCTTGTTTTCTGGCTACTGCTCATGAGTGGGGGCATTCACTTTATGAACAGGGTCTCCCTTCTCAGAGTCATCAGTGGTTTGCATGGCCATTAGGACAAGCCACCTCTATGGCGGTTCATGAGAGCCAATCCCTTTTTTGGGAAAATAGAGTTGCTCGAAGTAGAGCTTTCTCAGATAGTTTTTGGGTCAATTTCTCTAATGAAGGAGCTCCTGTGCAAAGTGGCTTAGATCTATGGAGATCAATTAATCCATTAGTCCCAGGTTTAAATCGTGTTGAAGCCGATGAAGTTAGTTATGGGATCCATATCCTTATTCGTACTGATCTGGAAATTGCATTACTTCAAGATGGATTAGAAGTTTGGGATCTTCCTAATGAATGGAATAAGCGATATAAGGAATTACTAGGGGTTATCCCTAAAAATGATTCTGAAGGATGTTTACAAGATGTTCATTGGAGCGAAGGCGCTTTTGGATATTTTCCGTCTTATCTTCTTGGTCATTTGATTAGCGCTCAGCTCTCAGAAGCTATGTCGATTGCTCTTAAAGAAGAAGGTTATCGAAGCGACGATCCTCTGGGCGAATGCATCTTAGAGGGATCTGAACACAAGCTTCTCAATTGGTTGAGAAAAGAAGTTCATCATCATGGCCGTCAGGTGAATGCTGAACAATTGGTTGAGAAGGTCACCGGAAGAAGATTAGCTAGTAATGCATTTTTGAATTATTTAGAGAATAAGTTAGAGATGCTTACTAGTAGCTCTTAA
- a CDS encoding 4a-hydroxytetrahydrobiopterin dehydratase, with translation MENKLLSSQEIQELRKSLPTWEEAEGKLVKRFKFTNFIEAFGFMTKIAIISESLSHHPEWTNIYSEVIIRLSTHDMGGITMLDYKLAKAIDAIKYE, from the coding sequence ATGGAAAACAAACTTTTATCATCTCAGGAGATCCAAGAGTTAAGAAAATCATTACCTACTTGGGAAGAAGCTGAAGGTAAACTAGTCAAGAGATTCAAATTTACAAATTTCATTGAAGCATTTGGCTTCATGACTAAAATCGCAATTATTTCTGAGTCTCTATCTCATCATCCAGAATGGACTAATATTTATTCTGAAGTAATCATACGCTTAAGTACCCATGATATGGGAGGTATAACCATGCTTGATTATAAACTTGCAAAAGCAATTGATGCCATTAAATATGAGTAA
- a CDS encoding inorganic diphosphatase: protein MANLDKAPSRSMPNLLHVLPAFADEGSLRVNTIVELNSNTINKYELITETGHLKLDRVGYSSLAYPFAYGCIPRTWDEDGDPLDIEIVGVTEPLIPGSIVEARIIGIMTFDDGGEVDDKVIAVIADDKRLDHITSYELLGEHWINETTYYWEHYKDLKKPGTCTVNGFFGIEKAVEIIKTCERRYLSEIEPQLVD from the coding sequence ATGGCCAATCTTGACAAAGCACCTAGTCGAAGCATGCCAAATTTGCTGCATGTTCTACCTGCTTTTGCTGATGAAGGAAGCTTGCGAGTTAACACTATTGTTGAGCTGAACTCCAATACAATCAACAAATACGAATTAATTACTGAAACTGGGCACTTGAAGCTTGATCGAGTTGGATATTCTTCATTGGCTTATCCATTTGCGTATGGATGCATTCCTCGTACTTGGGATGAGGATGGAGATCCTTTAGATATTGAGATTGTTGGAGTTACTGAACCTTTGATACCAGGATCAATTGTTGAAGCACGAATAATTGGTATTATGACCTTTGATGATGGAGGGGAAGTTGACGATAAGGTTATTGCAGTGATTGCAGATGATAAACGATTAGATCATATAACTAGTTATGAATTGCTAGGGGAGCACTGGATTAATGAGACTACTTATTATTGGGAGCATTATAAAGATTTAAAAAAGCCAGGAACTTGTACCGTCAATGGTTTTTTTGGAATTGAAAAAGCCGTGGAAATCATAAAAACTTGTGAGAGACGTTATCTTTCTGAAATTGAGCCACAGTTAGTTGATTGA
- a CDS encoding ABC transporter permease, whose translation MPASPKIQDKVLEKVILSKTFPQQRRIFLEIFSILLCVIFLLPIINLIREGLTSLGGGDIGLGPDGLKQIEGTFFLVLFSSLFGGTLGTVNGWLLANCRFKGRKYLRLAQLLPLATPAYLLSAILIDIGSIHGIRIHGMFWGILIMSLTTYPYVFLLSAESFAKCGQRQLEACRSLGIGPWNSFRRIALPMATPAIGAGIALMGMEVINELGAVQLLNIPSLSAGIVENWIIKGNPSGAIALAFIALLVVLVLVAYEKWLRKRSRRWTEGITGAESPAWVLKGFRATIAQALSVMPPLFTLGVPFYWAIINSDQLLQGFDIELVQLTFRSLMLGLIASGLTVLGAIFLSICSRWNKSKWMKSISFLSGLGYAIPGAVIALALLSFSGSVWNLPALILLLWGYSDRFLAVAKGGIDSAFERINPNIDEAAMSLGANWTGVLKTIHLPLLKGPLVVGSLLVFVDTIKELPLTFILRPFDFDTLSVRIFQYAGDERMGESIIPGLIVLLLGLLASIALMPSLDYKNKSI comes from the coding sequence ATGCCTGCGTCTCCAAAGATTCAGGACAAGGTTTTGGAGAAAGTAATATTGTCTAAAACATTTCCCCAACAAAGAAGAATATTCCTAGAAATCTTTTCAATCCTTCTATGTGTTATTTTTTTGTTGCCTATTATCAATTTAATCAGGGAAGGATTGACCAGCTTAGGAGGAGGAGATATAGGACTTGGCCCAGATGGATTGAAGCAAATAGAAGGTACTTTCTTTTTGGTTCTTTTTAGTTCATTGTTTGGAGGAACATTGGGAACAGTTAATGGATGGCTTTTAGCAAATTGTCGATTCAAAGGACGCAAATACTTAAGGCTTGCTCAACTTTTACCATTAGCCACACCTGCATATCTTCTATCAGCAATATTAATAGATATTGGAAGCATTCATGGAATAAGGATTCATGGAATGTTTTGGGGGATTTTAATTATGTCTTTAACTACATATCCTTATGTTTTTCTTTTAAGCGCAGAAAGTTTTGCAAAATGTGGGCAACGTCAACTTGAAGCATGTCGCAGCCTAGGTATAGGTCCATGGAATAGCTTTCGTCGAATTGCTCTCCCCATGGCCACACCTGCGATAGGTGCAGGAATAGCACTTATGGGAATGGAAGTAATAAATGAGCTTGGAGCTGTTCAATTACTCAACATCCCAAGTCTCTCTGCAGGAATTGTTGAAAACTGGATCATTAAAGGAAATCCCTCAGGAGCCATAGCACTTGCTTTTATTGCATTACTTGTTGTTCTTGTCCTTGTAGCTTACGAAAAATGGCTAAGAAAAAGAAGTCGTAGGTGGACCGAAGGAATTACTGGAGCAGAATCTCCTGCATGGGTATTAAAAGGCTTTAGAGCCACTATTGCTCAGGCACTTTCTGTCATGCCTCCTTTATTTACTCTAGGGGTACCTTTTTATTGGGCAATTATCAATTCAGATCAACTCTTACAAGGGTTTGATATAGAACTTGTTCAATTAACATTTCGAAGTTTAATGCTCGGGCTGATAGCTTCTGGCTTAACAGTTTTAGGCGCAATCTTTCTCAGCATTTGTTCACGATGGAATAAGAGTAAGTGGATGAAAAGTATTTCTTTTCTTTCAGGTCTTGGATATGCAATACCAGGAGCAGTGATAGCTCTTGCACTTCTTTCATTCTCAGGCTCTGTATGGAACCTACCTGCTTTAATACTTCTTCTTTGGGGGTATTCAGATAGATTTCTTGCTGTAGCTAAAGGTGGTATAGATTCAGCTTTCGAAAGAATTAATCCTAATATTGATGAAGCAGCAATGAGCCTTGGTGCAAATTGGACAGGGGTTTTAAAAACCATACATTTACCTCTACTTAAAGGTCCTTTAGTAGTAGGTTCTCTCTTAGTTTTTGTCGATACAATTAAAGAACTACCTCTAACGTTTATCCTAAGACCGTTTGACTTTGATACTCTTTCCGTCAGAATATTTCAATATGCAGGGGATGAAAGAATGGGAGAATCAATTATCCCGGGACTAATTGTACTTTTATTAGGTTTGCTTGCATCTATTGCATTGATGCCTAGCCTAGATTATAAAAACAAATCTATCTAA
- the larC gene encoding nickel pincer cofactor biosynthesis protein LarC encodes MKSLFIDSSTGISGDMLLAAFLDLGVPFDAINAPLKLLGLDHSYSLRAEEAKSFDLRGLKVFVEDKELNHPNRHWVDIRTLIESSSLKKLLKEKVLKVFKLLAEAEASVHGIDADQVHFHELGSIDSLVDIIGVCAAVDYLEPRNIFCSFPPAGSGLVQAAHGYLPVPVPAVLQLAKAHKIKLVSDEASCGEVTTPTGLALLIVLADSFLRPKVLNINSIGIGLGHRKLQRPNLLRICLLESDSFTSSRLIEEELCWEEVIIQETWIDDSSPEDVSLLIDDLKRAGAIDVSSQSIQMKKGRTGVCLTAIVKPELAAKVRLIWFSFGTTIGLREKTEGRWVAKRRAGTCETVFGKVLVKQVRRPHGKVTIKVEHDELIRISTEKKLHIDEIRKEVLLSLDTFSPLEDWR; translated from the coding sequence ATGAAATCTCTTTTTATTGATTCCTCGACTGGAATTTCAGGAGATATGCTATTGGCTGCCTTCCTTGACTTGGGCGTGCCTTTTGATGCCATAAATGCCCCTTTAAAATTGTTGGGACTTGATCATTCCTATTCTCTGCGAGCTGAAGAAGCAAAAAGTTTTGATTTAAGAGGCTTGAAGGTTTTTGTAGAAGATAAAGAGTTAAACCACCCCAATCGTCATTGGGTGGACATTCGTACATTGATTGAAAGCTCTTCCTTAAAAAAACTACTTAAAGAAAAAGTTTTAAAAGTTTTTAAACTTTTAGCAGAAGCAGAAGCTTCTGTTCATGGGATTGATGCTGACCAAGTTCATTTTCATGAACTCGGTTCTATCGATTCATTGGTAGACATAATAGGAGTATGTGCAGCAGTAGACTATTTAGAACCCAGGAATATTTTTTGTTCTTTTCCACCAGCTGGTTCAGGTTTAGTTCAGGCTGCTCATGGTTACTTACCAGTACCAGTTCCGGCAGTTTTACAACTTGCCAAGGCTCATAAGATTAAACTTGTCTCTGATGAAGCCTCTTGCGGTGAAGTAACTACTCCTACAGGACTTGCTTTGTTGATTGTTTTAGCAGATTCATTTTTAAGACCTAAAGTTTTGAATATTAATTCCATTGGAATTGGATTAGGTCATAGGAAGCTGCAGAGGCCAAATCTACTAAGAATTTGTTTATTAGAAAGTGATAGTTTTACTTCTTCTAGACTTATTGAAGAAGAGCTTTGCTGGGAAGAAGTAATAATTCAAGAGACATGGATAGACGACTCTTCTCCAGAAGACGTGTCGCTTCTTATTGATGATTTAAAGAGAGCTGGTGCGATTGATGTGAGCTCTCAATCAATACAAATGAAGAAAGGGAGGACAGGAGTATGTCTCACTGCAATTGTTAAACCGGAACTTGCAGCAAAAGTCCGATTGATTTGGTTTTCTTTTGGTACAACAATAGGATTGAGAGAAAAAACTGAAGGACGATGGGTTGCAAAAAGGCGAGCGGGCACTTGTGAAACTGTTTTTGGGAAGGTATTAGTTAAGCAAGTTCGTCGCCCTCATGGGAAAGTAACTATAAAGGTTGAGCATGATGAGTTGATACGAATAAGTACTGAAAAAAAACTGCATATCGATGAGATTAGAAAGGAAGTTTTATTATCTTTAGATACTTTCTCACCACTAGAAGACTGGAGGTGA